DNA from bacterium:
ACACTTGGCGGAGCCACGCGACATTGGCCGGGCACCCGGGGCAGTGCCCGCTACGTCGAGTGGCTGTGGACCCAAGCGTCGCGCCCTGCCGTGAACCCGTAGTAGACAATGACCAACCCGGCAACGGGATCGGCCCACCACCATCCAGCCACCACGTTGAGCAGCAATCCAACGAGGACCGCGAAGGCGAGGTAGGCGTCGATGAGAGTGACGTGCGCCTCGGTTTTCAGGACCGGATTGTTCAGTTGCGTTCCCGTGATCCGCTTCCCCCAGGCGAGCAGGAGCATCGCGACACACGTTGCGGCGAGCCAGGCAACACC
Protein-coding regions in this window:
- a CDS encoding cation transporter; protein product: MGTVVVVAAAVAAHSVALIGFGIDSLIEIFASVVVVWQLQDAGHERERPALRLIGGAFFALALYILVQATRVLVLRAHPHTSLPGVAWLAATCVAMLLLAWGKRITGTQLNNPVLKTEAHVTLIDAYLAFAVLVGLLLNVVAGWWWADPVAGLVIVYYGFTAGRDAWVHSHST